The sequence CCAGCTGTATCAACTATCATATAAGTTGCATTAATTTCTTTTGCTTTCTCTATTGCTCTTGTTGCAATTCCAACAACATCTTTATTATCTTCTTCTGAGTAAACATCTACACCTATTTGTTGCCCTAAAACTTGTAATTGTTTTATAGCAGCAGGTCTATACACATCCACTCCAACCAATAATAACTTTTCATTTTGCTTTTTTAAAAATTTAGCAAGTTTTGCAGCAAAAGTTGTTTTTCCTGCACCTTGTAACCCTGCCAACATTATTATTGTCGGATTTCTAAGTCCCTTCGTTAATTTTGAGCTAGTTCCTCCTAACAACTCAACAAGTTCATCATTTACTAACTTTATAAATTGTTGTGCTGGATTTACTCCTCTAATAACTTCTGTTCCTATTGCTTTTTCACTGATTCTATTAGTAAAATCTTTAACTACCTTATAGTTAACATCTGCTTCTAAAAGAGACATTTTTACTTCTCTAAGAGCATCTTTTATATTAGTTTCACTAAGTTTCCCATGCCCTCTTATTTTCTTAAAAATATCTTGAAATCTATTTCCTAAATTCTCTAACATATCTACCTCATTAAAGTAAGTTTTCTATAATCTTTTCCAAATTTTCCTTTGTAAAATCTTCTTTCAAATCTACTAATTCTTTCCTTATATTCTTCTTCATTTGATAAAATTTTAATTTATCTTCATAATCATATAGAAGAGCAACTCCTCTTTTTATATTATCATAAATTGCTTGTCTGCTAACATTATTATTTTTAGCAATTTCAGAAAGAGACAAATCATTTTCAAAATGATCTTCTAAATACTCTTTTTGTTTCTCACTCAAAAGAGAAGAATAAATTTCCAAAAGATTGGCAATTTCAACAAATTCATCTAAAATCATAATAATTCACCTAGCCATTATAAAGTATAGTAAAAAGTTTGTCAAGTATTTTCTCTTTACATTTTTAATTTGTATATCTTTTTATATCTTCCATTGAATTTTCTGTTAATAGATTACTTATTTCAACAATTTCTTGCATAATTTTACTTTTTTCTTCATCTGACATTGAAGTATTATTACTTAAAATTAAATTTGCATAAGTAAAAACACCTTGTATGAATATAGATTTTTTAAATAGACTTAAATTTTCTGAAAATATAACTTCCATTAATTCTTTCTTCAAATTTTCTAGCAAACTATTTATAAAACTTTCATTATTAAATAGAAAAGATATTATATCAAAATTTTTATTTTCCTTATTCATAACTTCACCTCACCATTTCTATATTCTATAATTAATATTATATCATTT is a genomic window of Fusobacterium nucleatum containing:
- the ylxM gene encoding YlxM family DNA-binding protein; translated protein: MILDEFVEIANLLEIYSSLLSEKQKEYLEDHFENDLSLSEIAKNNNVSRQAIYDNIKRGVALLYDYEDKLKFYQMKKNIRKELVDLKEDFTKENLEKIIENLL